From a region of the Candida albicans SC5314 chromosome 1, complete sequence genome:
- a CDS encoding uncharacterized protein (Protein with a role in nucleolar integrity and processing of pre-rRNA; mutation confers hypersensitivity to 5-fluorocytosine (5-FC), 5-fluorouracil (5-FU), and tubercidin (7-deazaadenosine); Hap43-induced; Spider biofilm induced), whose amino-acid sequence MSSSSNLQYEEIPKKYIDPLAPKDKGEGSRVNGKDWKIKKDAFRVKTLGVVSKTKKDSFKQRELKRLEEEQYKARLKELKDEKESAKNQRIADLKRRREIKAEKERYERMATKMHAKKVERMRKREKRNKLLKER is encoded by the coding sequence GCTCAAGTTCAAACCTACAATACGAAGAAATACCCAAGAAATATATAGATCCTTTAGCTCCTAAAGACAAAGGGGAAGGTTCAAGAGTTAATGGGAAAGATtggaaaataaagaaagatGCTTTTCGTGTAAAGACTTTGGGAGTGGTTtcgaaaacaaaaaaggaTTCATTCAAGCAACGTGAGCTAAAACGAttggaagaagaacaatACAAAGCAAGATTGAAAGAGTTGAAggatgaaaaagaatctGCTAAGAATCAACGAATTGCTGATTTGAAAAGACGAAGAGAAATTAAAGCAGAGAAAGAAAGGTATGAAAGAATGGCTACTAAAATGCATGCTAAAAAAGTGGAAAGAAtgagaaagagagagaagagaaacaaattattgaaagaacGTTAA
- a CDS encoding uncharacterized protein (Protein of unknown function; induced by alpha pheromone in SpiderM medium), which produces MVSRKSSSSSNKTSTSTDTMIETIGKPQTVNTSYTSSHDFIPSRPPPPPKIGSASEDTEENTSSSQSSKVSKQDKLQEFSKKLFKKTSSSSLNKKTFYQKLRGKEKKKQRIHGTGVDKNIQTDDITNSLTLDMLDVKKKREKKYRENVTSSLKTFLDSNTSNGAVDSFKDYVENSLI; this is translated from the coding sequence ATGGTATCAagaaaatcatcatcaagcTCCAACAAGACCAGTACTTCGACTGATACCATGATCgaaacaattggaaaaccACAAACTGTCAATACTAGTTACACAAGCAGTCACGATTTTATCCCGTCAAGACCGCCTCCACCCCCTAAAATTGGTTCGGCTCTGGAGGACACCGAAGAAAATACTAGCAGTTCTCAATCATCAAAAGTATCTAAACAAGataaattacaagaattttccaaaaaattattcaaaaagaCATCTTCAAGTTCTTTGAATAAGAAAacattttatcaaaaattacGAGGcaaagagaagaaaaaacaaaggaTTCACGGAACCGGGGTTGACAAGAATATACAGACAGACGATATTACTAATTCTTTAACGTTAGATATGTTGGAtgtgaaaaagaaacgGGAGAAAAAATACAGAGAGAATGTGACCCTGTCtttaaaaacttttttggATTCCAATACTCTGAATGGTGCTGTTGATTCATTTAAAGATTATGTAGAAAATAGTCTCATATAG
- the RTG3 gene encoding Rtg3p (Putative transcription factor with bZIP DNA-binding motif; mutants are sensitive to cations and antifungal drugs, and defective in filamentous growth), whose protein sequence is MGDYLNDNSADYIPNSNVNNADSETPNFNYTSNYNYDSNSNLASQPQLNQQQQQQPQQLHQNQSFNMNFDSNNNNTQNDYSLNINYSGYSGSGNSNANLNTSNNSADISAYNSNTQLVDGQDYLSPMGFTSYNAQSDTNVFGGSSIPGSFTNEPFLDDVAFSQAILGPQLHLQNSNTSPRPLSPNQSGQQFVNPISNSVNLDELISPQNNDESSFLNPQFFSPSTRGEHLSGLGSIAEDDKNNLAFSPDFSKRQSISGASFSNNNNTVSDLPALSYLSPQLNPTFASPGVDTIPYLNSPPQYPPIKTENWNALSPPPHSSVLSSSVPISSGNGINRDVPTKQLSKEEKMKRRREFHNAVERRRRDLIKERIKELGVIVPPSLLNPTLSAVQNFQRKGSIESGELSELIGSVKVKETKPNKSTILNRSVDYINHLNYVLKQQEIARVNLLAQIEVLENSNGSNTSSSSQPQSQTSSQQSQFQSEDAYYLDQNTSSTTTNREIANYNPEDFFADIGTSTENI, encoded by the coding sequence aTGGGAGATTACTTAAACGACAATTCAGCTGATTATATACCAAACTCGAATGTGAACAACGCCGACTCAGAAACACCCAATTTTAATTACACCAGTAATTACAATTATGATAGTAATAGTAACTTAGCCCTGCAACCTCAGCTAaatcagcaacaacaacaacaaccacaacagcTACATCAAAACCAACTGTTCAACATGAATTTTGACtcaaataacaataatactcAAAATGACTATTCAttgaatatcaattataGCGGTTACTCCGGCAGTGGTAATCTGAACGCAAACCTCAACACATCCAACAATTCAGCAGATATTTCAGCATATAATTCTAATACTCAGCTTGTGGATGGACAGGATTATTTAAGCCCAATGGGATTTACAAGTTACAATGCCCAATCTGATACAAATGTGTTTGGTGGGAGTTCTATTCCTGGTTCTTTTACAAATGAGCCTTTCTTGGATGACGTAGCCTTCTCCCAAGCGATTTTGGGTCCCCAATTGCACTTGCAGAATAGCAACACATCCCCACGTCCGCTTTCTCCTAATCAGTCAGGTCAACAATTTGTCAACCCAATATCCAATTCGGTTAATTTAGATGAACTCATATCACCACAAAATAACGATGAGTCCTCTTTTCTAAATCCACAGTTTTTTTCTCCGTCAACCAGAGGTGAACACCTAAGTGGATTGGGCTCTATCGCTGAGGATGACAAGAATAATTTAGCTTTCAGCCCAGATTTCTCTAAACGACAAAGCATTAGTGGTGCCTccttttcaaataataacaacacgGTATCAGATCTTCCCGCATTATCGTATTTATCTCCACAACTCAATCCCACGTTTGCGTCTCCTGGGGTTGATACCATCCCCTACTTGAATTCTCCACCTCAATATCCACCAATCAAAACCGAGAATTGGAATGCTTTAAGCCCACCGCCTCATTCTTCGGTGTTGAGCTCATCGGTACCAATATCTTCCGGAAATGGAATAAATCGTGATGTCCCTACTAAGCAATTGAGtaaagaagagaaaatgAAACGAAGACGTGAATTCCACAACGCCGtggaaagaagaagacgtGATCTTATCAAGGAAAGAATAAAAGAATTGGGAGTTATAGTGCCTCCTTCTTTGTTAAACCCAACGTTGAGTGCAGTCCAGAACTTCCAAAGAAAGGGTTCTATTGAATCTGGTGAATTGAGTGAATTGATTGGTTCAGTCAAAGTGAAAGAGACTAAACCCAATAAATCTACTATATTGAATAGGTCGGTTGATTACATTAACCATTTAAATTATGttttaaaacaacaagaaattgcAAGAGTAAATTTATTGGCACAGATTGAAGTTTTGGAAAATTCCAATGGATCCAATACCTCGAGCCTGTCACAACCACAATCCCAAACTTCTTCGCAACAATCACAATTTCAATCAGAAGATGCTTATTATTTGGATCAAAATACAAGTTCCACCACTACTAACAGAGAAATTGCCAACTACAATCCAGAAGATTTTTTTGCAGATATAGGTACTAGTACTGAGAATATCTGA
- a CDS encoding pre-rRNA-processing protein ESF1 (Putative nucleolar protein with a predicted role in pre-rRNA processing; Hap43-induced gene; repressed in core stress response), with protein sequence MAKNNNNNKDSSNPRKPITQDERFKSVHNDPRFKMPKLKNLRVKVDDRFSKDELKKLNAGALGKKVKIDRYGRKIKKESDDLSKFYEHEEDSKEEQSSDDSSEGEESDNDLQALTEKLQQEEQFLDRARGEGLVSSSEDEESSLSSSDSDSDEENEGVVEDEEESDIEIEETKPEDTEPTCAFAVVNMDWDNIRAVDLMATFVSFVPKGGAIKSVTIYPSEFGKERMQKEEIEGPPRELFKSKKKKEEDSDSEDIESDVDVNDADNLAKITRKLYEEDDGKEDYDSKALRRYQLQRLRYYYAVVKCDSVETARSIYQNCDGTEYESTANIFDLRYVPDDMEFDDDEAKDTCSKIPSSYRPDSTFVTDALQHSKVKLTWDETPKERLTLSSRPLSQKEIEENDFKAYLASDSDESEVEKDSSIKDKYQSLLGNTLTKFGKEENDDDVDMEITFDPGLNDKSGNNAEEEDKEETTIEAYRRKEKERRQKRLAKFKESKQTEEVANSQEGSADKSSKNRKNSKKGKSMPDMDEKSKAELELILMDNQEGNNNEHFSMKEVIKSEKDKKNKKNKKGKKIDQEMVQDGFVANLDDPRFKEVFESHDYAIDPTNSEFKKTETMKKILKERSARNKDKKNKKNSSKNATKNSKRSRSELESNDNVHSLAEKIKKRNKSK encoded by the coding sequence aTGGCTaagaataataacaataataagGATAGTAGTAATCCACGAAAACCAATTACGCAGGATGAACGTTTCAAGTCGGTTCATAATGATCCCAGATTCAAAATGCCCAAGTTAAAGAACTTGAGAGTTAAAGTTGACGATAGATTCAGTAAAGAtgagttgaaaaaattgaatgcTGGTGCATTAGGGAAGAAAGTTAAAATTGACAGATATGGTAGAAAGATCAAGAAAGAATCCGATGACTTGAGTAAATTTTACGAACATGAAGAAGATAGTAAAGAAGAACAATCGAGTGATGACTCCAGTGAAGGTGAAGAATCAGATAATGATTTACAAGCACTCACAGAAAAGTTGCAACAAGAGGAACAGTTTTTAGACAGAGCAAGAGGAGAAGGGTTAGTGAGCTCttctgaagatgaagaatcctctttatcatcatcagatTCTGACTCTGATGAGGAGAATGAAGGAGTAGTcgaagacgaagaagaatcaGATATTGAGATTGAGGAAACCAAACCTGAAGACACAGAGCCAACATGTGCCTTTGCCGTTGTAAATATGGACTGGGACAACATCAGAGCTGTTGATTTGATGGCCACTTTTGTGTCATTTGTTCCGAAAGGTGGTGCTATAAAATCTGTCACAATATATCCTTCCGAATTTGGTAAAGAGCGAATGCAGAAGGAAGAGATCGAAGGTCCACCAAGGGAATTATTCAAaagtaagaaaaaaaaggaagagGACTCTGATTCTGAAGACATAGAATCAGACGTTGATGTGAATGACGCTGACAATTTGGCAAAAATAACTCGGAAGTTATACGAAGAAGATGACGGAAAAGAAGATTACGATAGCAAGGCATTGCGTCGTTATCAATTGCAAAGGTTGAGATATTATTATGCAGTGGTTAAGTGTGACTCGGTTGAAACTGCTAGActgatttatcaaaattgtGATGGTACTGAATACGAGTCAACAgcaaatatttttgatttgagaTATGTTCCAGATGATATGGAgtttgatgatgacgaaGCTAAGGATACCTGCTCCAAGATTCCCTCTTCATACAGACCAGACTCAACGTTTGTAACTGATGCATTGCAGCATTCAAAAGTTAAATTGACTTGGGATGAAACACCTAAAGAAAGACTCACTTTGTCTTCTAGACCATTGTCACAGAAAGAAATAGAGGAGAATGATTTCAAGGCATATTTGGCTAGTGATAGTGACGAAAGCGAAGTGGAAAAGGATAGTTCAATAAAAGATAAATACCAAAGTTTATTAGGAAATACCCTCACTAAATTTGgcaaagaagaaaatgatgatgatgtggATATGGAAATTACTTTTGATCCCGGTTTGAATGACAAACTGGGCAATAATgccgaagaagaagataagGAGGAGACAACAATTGAAGCATACCgaagaaaggaaaaagagCGTCGTCAAAAGAGATTAGCCAAATTTAAGGAGTCTAAACAAACTGAAGAAGTTGCAAATTCACAAGAAGGCTCAGCTGATAAGAGTTCTAAAAACAGAAAGAATTCCAAGAAAGGTAAATCTATGCCAGATATGGACGAAAAATCCAAGGCTGAATTAgagttgattttgatgGATAACCAAGAGGGAAACAACAATGAACATTTCAGCATGAAAGAAGTCATCAAGTCAGAAAAggacaagaaaaataaaaagaacaaaaaaggTAAAAAGATTGATCAAGAAATGGTACAGGATGGGTTTGTGGCGAACCTTGATGATCCTCGTTTTAAGGAAGTTTTTGAAAGCCATGATTATGCTATTGACCCTACCAACAGTGAGTTCAAAAAAACCGAAacaatgaagaagattttgaaGGAACGTTCTGCCAGAAATAAGGATaagaaaaacaagaagaatAGTAGTAAAAATGCCACCAAGAATTCAAAACGTAGTAGATCGGAATTAGAATCTAATGATAATGTTCACTCACTTGCAGAAAagatcaaaaaaagaaacaaaagcAAGTAA